The DNA segment ACCAGCAAGATTTTTGCAGAGGGTTCTAAGCTGGCCCGGCAGCCTGAGGTTGCTGCTGGGCACAGAGATCAGATCTttctccacccacctacccattacCCTCAACTTGCTTTTTTCTTTATCAGCAAAGAGTTGAAATTCATAAGTTGCGGCAAGGTGAAAACTTAATCCTGGGCTTCAGTATTGGAGGTGGGATCGACCAGGACCCTTCCCAGAATCCCTTCTCAGAAGATAAAACAGACAAGGTGAGAGGGGCTCAGGTCCCAGACCTCCCTGTGGGGAACACAAGCAGGTTTTTTTCTTAGACAATCCTTAATGATCTGGTGGGATTAGGTAGAAGGCATGCTGAGACATCCTGGAAGAGCAGAGGTGGCCATCAGCAGGCTGGAACATCTCAGGGGCAGGGGAGTTACCGTGACCCCtactgcccccccacccccccatgtCCCAGTCCAGTGACCACAGGGATTTACCTGCATTGCCTCTTTTCAGGGCATTTACGTAACACGAGTGTCTGAGGGAGGTCCTGCTGAAATTGCTGGGCTGCAGATTGGAGACAAGATCATGCAGGTAGAGTTGTCCCAAAGGAGGAAAATAAGGTTTGGGTAAGAGAGACTGAAGCACTTGGGGTTGAGGGTTGTCCTAGCTTCAGAGAGGAGCAACTCATCAAAATGGGTTTTGGAAGCCACACAGATATTGCATCTGAGGAAGCTGGTTATCCTGCATGCCTCTGCTAGAATGCTTGGCATCTCAACTTCAGGGGATATCAGCTTGGGTAGCCTGGGCCCCTCCAACCCCTTTTCAGATTCTAAAAGGTGAAGAGCCTGTGTTTTCTCCTTGGGCCAGGTGAACGGCTGGGACATGACCATGGTCACTCATGACCAGGCTCGGAAGCGGCTCACCAAACGTTCGGAGGAAGTGGTCCGCCTGCTGGTGACTCGGCAGTCTCTGCAGAAGGCCGTACAGCAGTCCATGCTGTCATAGCTGTAGTCAGCCTAGACTTCTGCCCACTGACCTTTTTGGGCACTGAGAACACATCCACGCTCTGTCTGTATCTAGTTCTGGCTTCTGCTGTGTGCTAGGCCCCAGCTCTGAGGAGTAACAGCTGATCCCAAAGGTCCAAGCCAACCTTCTTACCCCTCAGCCCCCAGCCCGAGGCCATAGCACCAGCTctttctctcagacactgaggaTTGGAAATAAGGGCCTGGAGTAATACCCAGTCTTCAGTAACCATAGGCCCAGCCAGAGACCTGTGGTGGTTCAGCCACAGCAGGGGCTGGGCAGAAAACCCCTCTGAGCTGCCAAAGCTTGTAAGTGCCAAGTAAGCCCCTTTCCTCCCAGCATGCTCTGGCTGAAGGGGTTGGCCCTGCCCTGACACCTTCTCAGTGCCTCTCCCTATGCTTCCCCAATGATGGTGCCCAGCCTGGGGCTGGGCCCACATATGCCAGTATGAAGGCCGCCTGGATGAAGAGGGCAGGCTCCCACTCCCTTCATTTCCCCTAATGGGTGCTGGCCTCCCCACAAGTTTCAAGACTGACATTTCAAGGCAGCTCTCAGGACTGCCATTTTTCTCTACACCTGTGGGTTTagcttttgtattttttaagtCACAACTTTGATACAAAAGTGTTTCTATCTTACTGTTTGAATTTAGCTTACTAATTCACACACCTGGAAGCAGCAACTTGTAGCATGTAACCAAGCCAGTTGGTTACTCTGGAAATGGGACAGTATGATGCCATCCCATGTTGAACACTTGCGTCCAATAAACAACGCTGGAATTCACCAGGGGTTTCTGCGGAAGTTGGGGAGGTGTCTCAGGGTAGTTTGGTTTTAAGGATGGCTACCTTATCTCCTGCTGTTCTTGGGTAAAGCACAACTCCTCCTAGGCCTGGAAAATGTTTCTGGTGGTACCTTAGAAACCTCACTGGGAACACACTGTGGCTTTGTAGAGACCAAGTTTCTGGAGATGTGTGGAAGCACCCTACTACAGTCATGGGAAGTCTGGACTCTACTTTCTCTTACCTGTCACTGTGAAACCTTCATGTGCCTCTGTGTAACCTAGCTTCAGTTCCCACCTGAGAGGAGCCTCATGGGTACTCAGGTTTAGGAGGAAAACCCAAGGGGCTGAGAACTGGCTCAGTGGTGAGCTGAGAACTCTAGGCAGATGCCACTCAGGGGATTACCATTGCTGCCAACTcagaaaagataaaggaaagcccaggaggctgaggtgCAGGTCAGGGAGAGAGTACCTGTCTAACGTGCTCAATCCTGGGTTTTAGTCTTAGCACCCTCTCCTAAAGAAAAATTCCAGAATTTGAGATGTTTTTAAAGGGTAGCACCCAATAACTTTTCGGGAGGGGATGCTGTTGAACTCAAGGCCTCAGGCCTGCACTCTGAGCAAGCATTCTGCCAGTGAGCCACACCCCTAGCTTGCCCTTTGAGATTTGCTTTGTtgttcaagctggccttgaacttttggcCTTATTTAGCCTCAGCCTCCTACATATCTGACATTTCAGGTGTACATTACTATGTCCAGACCAATAAcacattttattaagaaaaaaaaaaaactgatcatGGACTTGACCAGGCTGTAATCTTGACTCTAGGAAACAAGAGATTGAATTAGAGATGCTTCAGTCTGCAGAGTAAGCTCTTCATCACCCCTGCttcatgccccaccccacctTCCGACTCTGCTCACACCCACAGCTTGAGCATGCTGATGGAACCTTGTTACTGGCAGATAAGGCACAAACCTACCTGGCTCTGGTTGAGTAGGCATCTTGAACCTGGGAGGTCTTTCCCAATCCAGTGTGGGTCAACATGCAGCCACCTCAAATCAGTATGCTCCACAGCCCTATGCATTCCTTCACATAGGTTAGCAAGGTCCTCTAAGCCCCTAGGACTTGGTTCTGAAGGCCAACATAACTGCCTTCAGCATCCAGTAAATGTTCCGAGTGTACAAATAGGAAACAAGCCACCTTTTAATTAAGGACATATACTCCACCAAcatgaaacaaaataagaaaaaaaatacaaaagaaatacaaaggcCCCTCAATATTAGAGAAGGAGCAGATTGATGAACTCAAGGCACACCCTGGCTCCTTCCCTATCTGGCACAGGAAGGATAACTtggaatgagaaggaaggagtgTGGGATCAGGTTGGGTCCAAAGGCAGTATTGGAGGGAGGTTCCTGGACTTCTGCTCGTCAACAGCTGAGAGAGGGACTTCTGCTCGTCAACAGCTgagagagggatgggggaggaggcCTCCCTT comes from the Rattus norvegicus strain BN/NHsdMcwi chromosome 10, GRCr8, whole genome shotgun sequence genome and includes:
- the Tax1bp3 gene encoding tax1-binding protein 3 isoform 2 (isoform 2 is encoded by transcript variant 2) → MSYIPGQPVTAVVQRVEIHKLRQGENLILGFSIGGGIDQDPSQNPFSEDKTDKVNGWDMTMVTHDQARKRLTKRSEEVVRLLVTRQSLQKAVQQSMLS
- the Tax1bp3 gene encoding tax1-binding protein 3 isoform 1 (isoform 1 is encoded by transcript variant 1), whose amino-acid sequence is MSYIPGQPVTAVVQRVEIHKLRQGENLILGFSIGGGIDQDPSQNPFSEDKTDKGIYVTRVSEGGPAEIAGLQIGDKIMQVNGWDMTMVTHDQARKRLTKRSEEVVRLLVTRQSLQKAVQQSMLS